The DNA window TAACGGCTTTCATATAAAAAAAACCTGTGCATCTAGGTATTTTTATCCTAAGTACACACGGTTTTCTATATGGATATATTATTTACAAATTAATTGTAAGTTTAATAAACCCTTTATATCCTATATGAACATACTTTTTCTTTTAAAACTCTCCTTGAATTTTATTTTCATTAAAAACGGTTTTTTCTTTCATCACTAATATGAAAGTAACCACTGTTGCAACAATATCTGATATGGGATAAGAATAGAATATCCCTTTAATTCCTATGAATAACGGTAAGATTAACACCAATGGAATTAAAATAATAATTTGTCTTGACATAGTAAGAATCAATGATTCTAACCCTTTTCCGATAGACTGGAATAAAGTTGACCCTATTATTTGGAATCCTATAAATGGTAGTCCCCATATAATCATTCTAAGGCCCTGCACACCTAATTCTATGGTTTTAGGATCTTTTGTAAATATACTTATGATCACTTTAGGAAATATAAGCATAATTAAAAAGGCAAATACACTCTGAATACTAGCATAAAGAGCTGCATATTTAAAGCACTCTTCTACTCGATCAAACTTCCTAGCCCCATAATTAAATCCTGCAATAGGTTGGAATCCTTGAGCTAAACCAAATAGGGGCATGAACATAAACATAAAAAATCTATTAATAATCCCCAGAACTACAACATGATAGTCTGTTCCATATTTAACCAAACTCTTATTCACAATAATCATCAATATACTACCTGCTATTTGTCTAAAAAATGCAGCCATTCCAACAGAAATAATTTCTTTCACATTCTCTTTTGTCAAATGAAAATTTGAAATTCTAATTTTAAGAAGACTTTCTCCTTTTATATAATAATATAAAAGCCAAATAGCACTACATATTTGAGCAATAACCGTTGCAAGAGCAGCTCCTTTTACCCCCATCTTCAGTCCAAGTATAAAAATCGCATCTAATAAGATATTGATCCCTGCCCCTACAATCATACTAATCATTGCCACTTTTGCATTTCCTTCAGCTCTTACATAGTTATTTGTAGACATGGCAAAACTGTTTAAAATAATTCCATAAGCTATTATTTTTGTATATTCTTTGGCATAAGGCATAGTTGCCTCTGTAGCACCACATAAAATCAATAATTGATCTACAAATAAAAACACAATCACCGTAATAATTGTATTGATAATAAGATTAAGAAGGATTGCTTCTCCTAATACTTTCTCTGCACCTTTTATATTTTTTTCACCCATTCTTCTTGAAATTGCAGATGCAGCACCTGTTCCTACAGTAAAGGCTATTGCCATCATAACCATCATAATAGGCATGGCGATGGTTGTTCCTCCTAAAGCTAAGGGCCCTACTCCATGTCCTATAAAAATACCATCTGCTATATTATAAAAAGCATTCACAAGCATTCCAATAATAGCTGGAATTGAAAACTTTAAAAGCAATTTATTAATAGGTTCATTGCTCATCATCTCTCTTCTTTTTTCATCCATATATACGCCTCCAAATCTATAATTTATTGGATATTTTCTCTAAAGTCTTAATGGCTTCTAAAAACCCATGCATCTCCTCTTCTGATAATTTATCCAATTTTTTCATTAAATGTTCATTCAGTTTGTAAATTTGCTCATCTGCAAAATATATACCATTTTTTGTCAATTGAATAACATGCTTTCTTCTATCTTTCTCATCTTTTGTTCGAATAACATATCCTTTTTCTGTAAGTACATCTATCACAGTTGTAAAACTTCCCTTTTCTAACTGAATCATACTACATAGTTCTGTCATACTTTTAGGCCCATGATTTTTGAGAATCATTACTGTTTTATGTTGATTCTTATTCATCTTATGCATAGCACACTCTCTTTTGAAAAAATCCATAAATAAATAATTTCTCATTTTAGCCATTGTTTTAAAAAAAAATTTCCTGATTTCTCTCAATTCCCCCTCCAATGGAACCCCTCCCTTTATAATACGATTTCTAATAGTTAGATTTCTTATCTTATGTATTCTAACATATTTTTCATCCTTTAGTCAATATAAAAAATTCCCATTATGCTTTTCGCATATGCTCATCTCGCAAGTTTTATAATTGCCTACAAAATAAAAAAGCACCTAACTTTTGTTAAATGCCTTTTATAAATCATAATTAATCCTCTTTTACTTTACTCGCTACATATAAATTCACTAAGGAAAGGGATGCTGCTAAAAAGAATATATATTGTGGCCCCCATAAGCTCCAAACGATTCCACCTAAATAAGCACATATAATAGAAACACAATGATCTAAACTAAGTCCTAAAGACAATGTAGGTGTAATATCAGAAGTTTTCACAGCTATAGAACGCAAATAAATAGTTCTAATCATCCCCATTTGAGTGGACATCCTATCAAATATAAATAACAGATACGCTAAAAACACAGGAATACCAATAGTAGCTAATGCTCCTGTTGAAAACCCTGCACTCAATAATCCATATACCACATACACAACAATAAACGATAATGCATCCGCATAAAGTAACTTCTTAATTCCAAATCGATCAATCCATCTACCTACAGCAGGAATAAAAAATACCCCTATAAAAGAACCAATAATACTTAAAATTGCTAAAGTATCTGCTCTTTTATTTAATAATTCAATGAGTACCCATGGGCCATAAACAATCATAATTTGTTTTTGTACCCCCCACATAACTACTAAAGTATAATAATACTTATATTCTTTTCTAAAAATAAAATTCACCTTTTTATTGCTTTTGATTGATTTTCCTATTTGTTTTTCCAGCATAAAAAATAAAATAAGTACTACCATCAAAATACCTGCTGATAGAATAAATATCCACTTCCATCTACTTGTGAAACTAAAAAAACCTACCCGAAACCCAATAAACACCACGATCCCAGCAAGCATTGTAAAAATCGTGGAAACGCCTTTATATTGTCCCATTTTCTTTCCAATATTTTCATCCTTTATCAAGGATATCCCTATACTATCTTTTATGGGCATAAACACATGCATCCCTAAAGAATTGATAAAAATAAAAATTAGCATAATAGTAAAGGGGGGTGTAATAAAACCTAATACACCGATACCAATAATACTTAATACTTGTGCTACCATAGCAATACGAATATCTGAAAATAATGATAATGAGGCAACAATAAATATAACAAGAACTCCTGGTAATTCCCTTGGAAATTCTATAATCCCCCGTTGATATGCTGTAATTTGGTAAGCATCTTTAAAATAATTGGCAAGTACATCATTGCTAAGACCTAACCCAAGTGCTGTAAATGCAAGAATCAAAAAATAAATTGCTTGAACTTTGTTCATATTTCTAAATTTCTTAAGCATCCTGTTTTATCCTCTCCTTTCATATCTATAGAATAATCCCTTACTACTTTAAATAATATTTTTTCTGTAACGCTTACTCTCTAAGCTACTATGTTTTTTAATTCTTGTCAATGGATATAACCTATTCACTAAAAAAGCATCTAACCCCTTAGCTAGATGCTTTTTATAAACCTTAATGATTTGATTCATTTTTCTATATCATTCTTAAAAATCTGTATAACATACGGGCTTTTGATTACAATAAAAGGCACGATCTAATTCTTCTATATATTCATCATGATCTAATTCTAATAAACCTAAATCAAATAATCCTCTTACACTAACACATCCTAAAAACAATGAAGAAAATTCAGCAATATCTATTTTAATGGTTGTTACAAATTCTTTCGTATCTAATAGAGCCTTTCCATTTTGGAATTTAACGATTATTTCTTCTGTTTTTTTATTAAAGTTATCATCAATTAGAAATCTTACACTTATATTGGCATGATTATAATTTCTATTCTCACACTGAATAAAAGCTTTTTTTACATCAAATATTTTATACATAACACCAACAGCTTGGGTGTTGGTTTCTAAATATCCATAAGGAATATAATTTAAAGAATCATTTCTTGGATCATTAAATAGATAATAAAAGCTTTCATCTTCTGTATTAAACATCACCAAATTCACTTGATCTTCTTGTTTTCTTAAGAACCCTAAAAGTTTTTTTAGGACTTGTGAATTTTCATAAATCAATTCCTTTATATAAATATTGTTAACCGTATAGTTTCCATCTTTTCCATTCTGAAATTTATAAACTAAATACCCATTAATATTTCCATCTTCATCATAGTTTCCTACAACTCTATTAAAATCATCACCAAATATGCCTTTAATCTCATCCCCTAATTTTCTCATCATCCCATGGGTTTTATGAACCACTCGATTATGACAATCAAGTAATTTACACAGCTCTTCTTCCTTTATATATCTAATATCACTTTCCCCATAATAAGCAGGAATTCTTGAAGCTAATATTCTATATTGATTCATCTTTGTACCAAATCCATATCCCATCTTTTTATAAAAATCTGGTCTAAATGGAAGTAAAAGTCCAAAAGGAACCCCCTTATCTTTATAATGCTCTTCATAAAATTTCAGCATGTCACGAGCTGCTTTTTTCTTCTTATGCATCAGATGAACACCTAAAAATCCAATTCCAGATACAGGAATAATTTTCCCAAAACAATTCATTTCAAAATCAAAAAGGCGCATTACTGCAATCATTTCATCTTCTTCAAACAAACCATAAAAAGTAACTGTAGGATCATTTTTGAGAATTTCTAATGTTTCCTTTTTGTATTGCTCCATTGCTTCTTTTGTAAAATCTTTAAAACTTGGATAAGCATTGTAAGCAATTTCAATATATTTGTCAATATGTATTTCCTTAAGTTCCCTAATTTCTCTCATGATTGCCCCCCCTATCGTTTTTCAACCTAACCTCTAGACCTGTTATCCATATTGTATGATCTATCTACAATATCTATTATAATTGTAGCAACTAATAATATCAATAATTCCCAATGGTTTTTTCTAATCATTTCCATTAAAACAAAGTCCTAAGAGATAGACTTTTTTAGTTTGTCTACTTCTTAGGACTTACTTTATTCTAGCTTAAAAGGATTTTTTTCTATAACATTATTTTACAAATATTATTTGTAAATTCTACTGGATCATTAATAGGTAATCCTTCAATTAATAAAGCTTGATTATATAATAAATTCGTATACAAATTAAGCTTCTCTTGATCTTTCTCAAAAGCTTCTTTCAATGATTTAAATACATCATGATGGATATTTATTTCTAAAACTTTATCCGCTTTTATATTTTGGTTATTTGGCATAGCATTTAATACTTTTTCCATTTCTATTGTAAGTTCACCCTCATTTGCTAAACATACAGGATGATTTTTTAACCTTTTTGATGCTCGAACAGCTGTAATCTTATCTGATAAAATATTTTTCATATGCTCAAATAAATCTTTATACTCTTCATTATTCTCTTTCGCATCTTTTTCATTTTCTTCTATTCCTAAATCCCCACTTGATACTGATTTAAATTCCTTTTCTTTATATGTCATAAGCATTCTTACAGCAAACTCATCTACCTCATCTGTAAAGTATAAGATTTCATAGCCTTTATCTCCTACTAATTCTGTTTGTGGTAATTTTTCAATTCTTTCATTAGACTCCCCAGCAGCATAATAAATATATTTTTGTTCTTCAGGCATGCGAGATACATATTCATCTAAAGTAACCATTTTTTTCTCTTTTGATGAATAAAACATCAATAAATCTTGTAAAACATCTTTATTACTTCCAAAATCACTATATACACCATATTTAAATTGTCTTCCAAAGGATTCATAGAATGCTTCATATTTTTCTCTTTCATTTTTTAATAAATTACTTAATTCATTTTTAATTTTATTTTTAATGTTTTTAGCAATCAACTTCAACTGTCTATCATGTTGTAACATTTCTCTAGATATGTTAAGAGACAGATCTTCTGAATCCACAATTCCTTTTACAAAGCCAAAATAATCAGGCAATAAATCTGCACACTTATCCATAATCAGAACACCATTAGCATACAACTCTAATCCCTTTTCATATTCCTTTGTATAGAAATCATAAGGCATTTTTTCAGGGATAAATAATATGGCATTATAACTCACAATACCATCAGCCTTAATATGAATATGTTTTACTGGTTTATCAAAACCATAGTGCTTTTCAGCATAAAATTTATCATAATCTTCCTTTGTCAATTCATTTTTATTTTTTTTCCATATAGGAACCATACTATTTAGAATCTTTTCCTCTATGTATTCCTCGTATTCTGTTTCACTGTCCTTTTTAAGTTTTTTTTCAGTCATATCCATCTTAATAGGATATCTAATAAAATCAGAATATTTCTTTATAATAGATTTTAATCTATATTCATCTAGGTATTCAGAAAATTTTTCATCTTCTGTATCTTCTTTTATTCTAAGTGTGATCTCTGTTCCAATAGCATCTTTTTCACATGGTTCAATGGTATATCCTTCTGCACCATTAGATTCCCACATATACCCTTCATCACTACCAAAAGCTTTACTCATCACTGTAACCGTATCAGCTACCATAAATGCTGAATAAAATCCCACACCAAACTGTCCAATAATATCATATCCATCTTTTAATTCGGTTTCTTTTTTAAATGCTAAAGAACCACTCTTAGCGATAACACCAAGATTATCCTCAAGCTCTTCTTTTGTCATTCCAATACCTGTATCAGAAATTTTTAATATCCTATTTTCTTTATCAGAGGTTATTTTAATATAGTAATGATCCTTATCAAAGCTTAATGAATCATCTGTCAATGCCTTATAATAAATTTTATCCATTGCATCACTGGCATTAGAAATAAGTTCTCTTAAAAAAATCTCCTTATGGGTGTAAATTGAATTAATCATCATATCTAATAATCTCTTAGACTCTGCTTTAAATTGTTTTGTTGCCAAGTAAATCTCTCCTTTCATCATAAAAACGATCCGTACAAAGACAAGATGTCTTTTGTTAGCACTCTATCTAAGTGAGTGCTAATTTTAATTTTAAAATACACCTTTCTTTATAATTTGTCAATACCTTTTACAATTCATTCTTTATTTTTTATATAAAAATTTCAGGTTCTCTTCGTTCACTATAATCAATTTCCAGCTCGTATTTATGTCTTAAATAATCTTGATCATCATAATATTTTGCCTGAGTAGGACATTTTTTAATACAAGCACCACATTTGATACAAATTCCATTGAATTTAGATACATCACTCTCATCAATAGAACCCATAGGACAGACACTTACACAAAGTTTACAATCAATACAATTGCTATTTGTCTTGGGCTTAACCTTTCTAATATCTACAGGAATACCTTCTTTATTTTTAGGCTTATAATATTTTCTATAGGGCTTGTTTCCTTTAACCATTACATTTTGAATGTCATCTTGCATTATTATTTTTTTATATATTTGATCAGCAAAATCACTTGCTATAGCTAAATCTTTTTCATCAGGTCTATTGTTTGCGAGAATTTTAGAAAATGAATGTTCTCCTATAAATGCCCCTCCTGCAATGATTTTAAAACCGTTTAATTCAAGAAGATCTTTTAATTCTATTAAAGCATCATCATAATTTCTATTTCCATAAAGAACTATAGGAACTACTAATGCCCCATTTCCTGTAATAATATTTAAATATTTTAGTAATACATTTGGTACTCTTCCTGCATAAACGGGAACACCTACCACAACAATATCTTCTTTTGTGAAAGATCTAGATTCTTTTCTACCTTCTGGCAAAGTAAAGTCAATATTATTTACCGTAATTTCCCCATCCATATTCTCTGAAATTTTTTTCGCTATTTGAGATACTACTTTTTTCGTTGTATCTGTAGCACTAAAATACATGGCATTCACTTTTTTATTCATCATAAGCCTCCTATTTTATTAAACGATTGATTGAAAATTCATTCCATTAGTTACCAACTTTTATTATACTATGCTTGGAAACATTATTCTACAGGCTCTACGCTTATAATGAATTCTTTTTAGACTCCTATTCTCTAATGTTTAAATTGAGCTACAATAGTATTCATTTCTTCTGCTAATTTAGCTAACGATTCACTAGCATTCGCTACTTGATCTATAGATGCTGCCTGTTCCTCTATCGAAGCAGCCGTTTCTTCTGTTCCAGCTGCATTTTCTTCTGCGATGGCAGATAAATTTTCAATAATACTGATTATTGTATCTTTTTTAGAACCCATTATTTGCCCCGATTGATTTAATAAATCTATGATCTCTTTTGTTTTTTCTATTGCTTCTGAAATACCTTCAAATTTAATTTTTGTCCCTTCTACACTTTGACTCTGTTCATCAACTACCTTCATCATTCCGTCCATGGTCGTAACAGCACTTTCTGTTTTATCCTTTAATTCATTAATAATACTTGATATTTCTTGTGTAAACTGATCAGATTGTTCTGCTAATTGTCTAATTTCATCTGCTACAACTGCAAATCCTCTTCCTGCTTCTCCTGCTCGAGCAGCTTCAATAGCCGCATTTAACGCTAATAAATTCGTTTGATCAGCAATACTCTTAATCATTTGACTGGCTTGATAAATTTTTTCCGCACTATTATTTGCATTCAAAATCACACTATTAATTTCTTTTGATGCATTCTCAGTTATCTTAGTCTTTTGAACCAACCCTTGAATATTTTTAATTCCTTCTTCTTTTAATTGCATCACTTGATCTGCTGACTCACTTAATTCTTTTAGTTTCTTTTGATCTTCTTCTATCAATTCTCCTAATTCTGTTATGTTCATAGCAGCTTCTTCCGTATCTTTTGCTTGCTCATTCGCTCCATTTGCAATTTCTTCTATTGTTCTAGCCACTTCTTCTGCCGCTATAGCTGATTGTTGGCTAGTTGCTGTTACTTCTTCTGATGAAGAAGTAACCTCATCAGATGCTTTAGAAATATCTTGAATAGTCCCTCTAATAGCTTCTGTAAGGATTTTAAATGATAATGCTAACTGTCCTATTTCATCAGTTCGCTTTAAAACAATCTCTGGAATATCTCTTCTTATATCTAAGTTAGCCATTTCTTTAGCATGATTTGTTACAATAATAATAGGCTCTGTTATTCTTTTAGCAATTATATAAGTAATAACTACTGCTAGTATCAAACCTAATACACTTATAACCCCAAGTCCTTTCTTAAGCTGATTGATATGTCCCGCTATAACCCCATTAGATTTTTCACTAGATACACCGATAAACAGTATCCCTATTATCTCTTTATTCTTATTTAATAATGGTTTATAAACAGTCATATAAGGCTTTCCTAGAATATCTGCCTTTCCAATATATTCTTTTCCTTGAGTCACATCTTCATAAGCTAAGCTATCTTTTCCTAAAAAAGTTCCTATGGCCCTTTTACCATCTTCCGTCATAATATTTGTCGCAATTCTTTTAAAGTCATCTCCACTTTTAATAAATATCGTTGCTACATTTCCCATATCTTCTAAAACAGCATCCACCATTTTATTTTGACCTTCTATATTCTTACCATTTTCATCCATTAATTGACCATTTTTATAAAGGACATTTCCAAAATACTGCTCAAAATAATAGGTTGATGAAGAAATATCCCCCTTAAGCTTTTGACTTAATAATTCAGCTTGAAGTTCTTTCATTCCATTTAAACCTTTACTATAACCTAAACAACTAATCGTTGAAATGATTAAAATAAGTAACATACAAAAATAAATAATAAGTTTTGTTTTTATACTTTTCATAATAATAATTCTCCCATCTTCATATTTTTCATAAATCATTCTACAGCTTTCTACATTATTCTACATTTTTTCTATTTTCCCCTCTTTTTTTTATAATTTTTCCCACTCTTACCCACAAAAAATACCTTGGCTCAACTTCTCAACCAAGGTATTAAATAAAACCTTATAAAAAAATATAAATTGATTTATTAAATTGATATAACATCCTAAAAAAGACTTGCTATCTATCTATTTCTTCTCTAGTAAACCATTTTTTAAATACCTCTACAATTTTCAAAAGTTCTTCTTCCTCAATAATATAAGGAGGCATTGTATACATAAAATTTAAAAATGTCCTATTCCAAACGCCATTATTATAAGCAAATTGACTAAATCCCTGTAAATCTTTTGCATCATAAACCTCTATACAAGCACATGCCCCCATGACTCTAATATCTTTTATTTTTTCAGATTTTAAATCCTTTAGGGAATCTACCAAAATTCTTTCAATCTTTTTAATCTTATCCATATAATCATCTCTTAAAAAAATTTCTATACTTTTAAGAGCAATCTTGCAGCAAAGGGCATTTCCCATAAAGGTAGGTCCATGCATAAGTGCTTTAGATGGATCGTTTGAATAAAAGCCTTCATATATCTTTTTGTTAGCTACAGTTGCTGCATGTCCTACATATCCACCTGTAAGAGCTTTTCCAAGAACGATAATATCTGGAATAACTAATTCACTTACAAACATATTCCCTGTTCTTCCAAAACCTGTTGCTACTTCATCAAAAATAAATATAATATCATATTTGTCACAAAGCTTTCTTGCTTCT is part of the Crassaminicella profunda genome and encodes:
- a CDS encoding MATE family efflux transporter, coding for MDEKRREMMSNEPINKLLLKFSIPAIIGMLVNAFYNIADGIFIGHGVGPLALGGTTIAMPIMMVMMAIAFTVGTGAASAISRRMGEKNIKGAEKVLGEAILLNLIINTIITVIVFLFVDQLLILCGATEATMPYAKEYTKIIAYGIILNSFAMSTNNYVRAEGNAKVAMISMIVGAGINILLDAIFILGLKMGVKGAALATVIAQICSAIWLLYYYIKGESLLKIRISNFHLTKENVKEIISVGMAAFFRQIAGSILMIIVNKSLVKYGTDYHVVVLGIINRFFMFMFMPLFGLAQGFQPIAGFNYGARKFDRVEECFKYAALYASIQSVFAFLIMLIFPKVIISIFTKDPKTIELGVQGLRMIIWGLPFIGFQIIGSTLFQSIGKGLESLILTMSRQIIILIPLVLILPLFIGIKGIFYSYPISDIVATVVTFILVMKEKTVFNENKIQGEF
- a CDS encoding MarR family winged helix-turn-helix transcriptional regulator, yielding MEGELREIRKFFFKTMAKMRNYLFMDFFKRECAMHKMNKNQHKTVMILKNHGPKSMTELCSMIQLEKGSFTTVIDVLTEKGYVIRTKDEKDRRKHVIQLTKNGIYFADEQIYKLNEHLMKKLDKLSEEEMHGFLEAIKTLEKISNKL
- a CDS encoding MFS transporter, which encodes MLKKFRNMNKVQAIYFLILAFTALGLGLSNDVLANYFKDAYQITAYQRGIIEFPRELPGVLVIFIVASLSLFSDIRIAMVAQVLSIIGIGVLGFITPPFTIMLIFIFINSLGMHVFMPIKDSIGISLIKDENIGKKMGQYKGVSTIFTMLAGIVVFIGFRVGFFSFTSRWKWIFILSAGILMVVLILFFMLEKQIGKSIKSNKKVNFIFRKEYKYYYTLVVMWGVQKQIMIVYGPWVLIELLNKRADTLAILSIIGSFIGVFFIPAVGRWIDRFGIKKLLYADALSFIVVYVVYGLLSAGFSTGALATIGIPVFLAYLLFIFDRMSTQMGMIRTIYLRSIAVKTSDITPTLSLGLSLDHCVSIICAYLGGIVWSLWGPQYIFFLAASLSLVNLYVASKVKED
- a CDS encoding GNAT family N-acetyltransferase, giving the protein MREIRELKEIHIDKYIEIAYNAYPSFKDFTKEAMEQYKKETLEILKNDPTVTFYGLFEEDEMIAVMRLFDFEMNCFGKIIPVSGIGFLGVHLMHKKKKAARDMLKFYEEHYKDKGVPFGLLLPFRPDFYKKMGYGFGTKMNQYRILASRIPAYYGESDIRYIKEEELCKLLDCHNRVVHKTHGMMRKLGDEIKGIFGDDFNRVVGNYDEDGNINGYLVYKFQNGKDGNYTVNNIYIKELIYENSQVLKKLLGFLRKQEDQVNLVMFNTEDESFYYLFNDPRNDSLNYIPYGYLETNTQAVGVMYKIFDVKKAFIQCENRNYNHANISVRFLIDDNFNKKTEEIIVKFQNGKALLDTKEFVTTIKIDIAEFSSLFLGCVSVRGLFDLGLLELDHDEYIEELDRAFYCNQKPVCYTDF
- the htpG gene encoding molecular chaperone HtpG, which gives rise to MATKQFKAESKRLLDMMINSIYTHKEIFLRELISNASDAMDKIYYKALTDDSLSFDKDHYYIKITSDKENRILKISDTGIGMTKEELEDNLGVIAKSGSLAFKKETELKDGYDIIGQFGVGFYSAFMVADTVTVMSKAFGSDEGYMWESNGAEGYTIEPCEKDAIGTEITLRIKEDTEDEKFSEYLDEYRLKSIIKKYSDFIRYPIKMDMTEKKLKKDSETEYEEYIEEKILNSMVPIWKKNKNELTKEDYDKFYAEKHYGFDKPVKHIHIKADGIVSYNAILFIPEKMPYDFYTKEYEKGLELYANGVLIMDKCADLLPDYFGFVKGIVDSEDLSLNISREMLQHDRQLKLIAKNIKNKIKNELSNLLKNEREKYEAFYESFGRQFKYGVYSDFGSNKDVLQDLLMFYSSKEKKMVTLDEYVSRMPEEQKYIYYAAGESNERIEKLPQTELVGDKGYEILYFTDEVDEFAVRMLMTYKEKEFKSVSSGDLGIEENEKDAKENNEEYKDLFEHMKNILSDKITAVRASKRLKNHPVCLANEGELTIEMEKVLNAMPNNQNIKADKVLEINIHHDVFKSLKEAFEKDQEKLNLYTNLLYNQALLIEGLPINDPVEFTNNICKIML
- a CDS encoding EFR1 family ferrodoxin (N-terminal region resembles flavodoxins. C-terminal ferrodoxin region binds two 4Fe-4S clusters.), which gives rise to MNKKVNAMYFSATDTTKKVVSQIAKKISENMDGEITVNNIDFTLPEGRKESRSFTKEDIVVVGVPVYAGRVPNVLLKYLNIITGNGALVVPIVLYGNRNYDDALIELKDLLELNGFKIIAGGAFIGEHSFSKILANNRPDEKDLAIASDFADQIYKKIIMQDDIQNVMVKGNKPYRKYYKPKNKEGIPVDIRKVKPKTNSNCIDCKLCVSVCPMGSIDESDVSKFNGICIKCGACIKKCPTQAKYYDDQDYLRHKYELEIDYSERREPEIFI
- a CDS encoding methyl-accepting chemotaxis protein, coding for MKSIKTKLIIYFCMLLILIISTISCLGYSKGLNGMKELQAELLSQKLKGDISSSTYYFEQYFGNVLYKNGQLMDENGKNIEGQNKMVDAVLEDMGNVATIFIKSGDDFKRIATNIMTEDGKRAIGTFLGKDSLAYEDVTQGKEYIGKADILGKPYMTVYKPLLNKNKEIIGILFIGVSSEKSNGVIAGHINQLKKGLGVISVLGLILAVVITYIIAKRITEPIIIVTNHAKEMANLDIRRDIPEIVLKRTDEIGQLALSFKILTEAIRGTIQDISKASDEVTSSSEEVTATSQQSAIAAEEVARTIEEIANGANEQAKDTEEAAMNITELGELIEEDQKKLKELSESADQVMQLKEEGIKNIQGLVQKTKITENASKEINSVILNANNSAEKIYQASQMIKSIADQTNLLALNAAIEAARAGEAGRGFAVVADEIRQLAEQSDQFTQEISSIINELKDKTESAVTTMDGMMKVVDEQSQSVEGTKIKFEGISEAIEKTKEIIDLLNQSGQIMGSKKDTIISIIENLSAIAEENAAGTEETAASIEEQAASIDQVANASESLAKLAEEMNTIVAQFKH